Sequence from the Sphingomonas sp. KR3-1 genome:
CCAGGTCATCGCCGTGGTCCGCCCGATCGATGCCAACCGCCCGATCCTCAAGCGCATGGACCCGGCCCGCGCCGATCGCCTCCGCCGCCTCGGCGCCGAGCTGATGGTCGCGGTCGAGCTGCCCGGCAAGGGCTGGCTCTCGCTCAGCTCGGCCTGGCCGCGCTCCGAGCGCGCGCTGATCTGGCAGCTGCTCGCGCAGACCTTGATCCTCTACATCGTCGTGCTCGTGCCGGTGCTCGTCGCCGGCCACCGCATCGCCCGCCCGTTGCGCAAGCTCGCCGAGGCGACCCGCGCCTTCCATCCGAACGACGGCGCAGACCCGGTCGAGGAGAGCGGCCCCAGCGACGTCCGCGCGGTGATCGCCGCCTATAATGCGCTCAGCACCCGCGTCACCGCGATGCTCGACGAGAAGGACCGGATGCTCGGCGCGATCGGCCATGACCTGCGCACGCCGCTCGCCGCCCTCCGGGTCCGCATCGAATCGGTCGAGTACGAGGAAGACCGCGCCCGCATGGCGGACACGATCGACGAGATGAACCACACGCTCGACGACATCCTCAGCCTCGCGCGCCTGGGCCGTCCGAGCGAGCCGCCGACCGATGTCGACCTGTCCGCGCTGATCGACGCCGTGGTCGAGGATTTCCGCGATCTCGACCAGGACGTCTCCTTCGAGGAGGCGCCGCGGCTGCGCATGCACCTGCGCCCGTCGCTGATGCGCCGCGCGGTCCGCAACCTGATCGAGAATGCGATCAAATATGGCGGCGCGACCGAGGTCCGCCTGCGTTCGGACGACCGGAGCGTCCGGATCGAAGTCTGCGATCGCGGCCCCGGCATCCCGCCGGAGAAGCTCGAAAAGGTCTTCGATCCCTTCACCCGCCTCGAGGAATCCCGCAACCGCGAGACCGGCGGCGCCGGCCTGGGCCTGGCGCTCGCCCGCGCCATCGTCCGCGACGCCAGCGGCGAGATCACCCTCGCCAACCGCGAAGGCGGCGGCCTGGTGGCGACGATCACCCTGCCGCGAACCTGATAAAATCCTCCCTGAGCTTGTCTCGGGGAGGGGGACCGCCGCCGAAGGCGGTGGTGGAGGGGCGCGGCGGCACCGCCGCGTTGCGGCGGCCCCACCACCTTGGCTGGCGCGAATGGTCCCCTCCCCAGCAAGCTGGGGGAGGAACTGGTCGGACACTCCGCACACCAAGCGCACCACCCGCCCCGGAAACCAAAAAGGCCGGGGCGCTAACCCCGGCCTTTCGCAACCAGATCGGTCGAAAAAGTTCAGCCGACGATCTCTTCCGGCTTGAAGAAGAAGGCGATCTCGATCGCCGCATTCTCTTCGGAGTCCGAACCGTGCACCGAGTTCGCCTCGATCGATTCGGCCAGTTCCTTGCGGATCGTGCCGGCATCGGCATTGGCGGGGTTGGTCGCGCCCATGATGTCGCGGTTGGCCTGGACGGCGTTCTCGCCCTCGAGCACCTGCACCACCACCGGGCCCGAGATCATGAACTCGACCAGGTCGTTGAAGAAGGGGCGCTCGCGGTGGACGCCGTAGAAGCCCTCGGCCTGCTCGCGGCTCATCTGGATGCGCTTGGAAGCGACGACGCGCAGGCCGGCCTCCTCGAGCATCTTGGTGACCGCACCGGTGAGGTTGCGGCGAGTGGCATCGGGCTTGATGATCGAAAAGGTCCGGGTCGCGGCCATGGCCGTGCGGCTCCTGTATTTGGGTTGGGGAAAAGTCGCGGCTCCCTAGTCCGGGGATGCACAGGATGCAAGCGCCGCGGCTGTCCTACAGGCGCGCGTTCTGCTATTGTTCCCGCCGGCGCTCTTTGAATCATGAAGATCATGCGATGAACGCGCAGCCCGTTCGGCGGCGCGTGCATATATCCGCGTGCAAGGTGTCCGTTCGTGCAACACCGCCACGGAGGGAAAACGGCAAGGAAAGCGTACGGAAACGGCACCTCTAAAGGCGCATTCGGCCCATACGCACCATACTTCCGCGTCCGAAGTGCCCGGAACGCTCAGGCCGCCTTCTCCCAGCGCCCCTGCTCGTTCTGCTTCCAGTAGTTGCGCTCCACGCCCTCGCGGTCGGCCAGCGCCTTCCAGGCCTGGCGCGCTTCGGCGATGCGCTCCTCGTCGAAGAAGTGGAAGGCGCGCTCGAAGCCCAGCGCCTCGTCGCGCCACACTCCGTCAGCCAGCGCGATGTTCTTCGCGCCATTGGCCGCCATAGCCGCCTCGCCCGCGATCAGGATCGGCTGGCGGTCGTCGTCGGGCCCGCCCACCTGGCCGTGCGGCAGGAAGCTCTCCGCGCTGTAGGTCCACAGCAGCTGGTCGAGCTTTGCCCGTTGGCTCGCCTCCCCGGCTACGATAAGCAGCCTCCCGCCGGTCTCGACCACGCGTTCGGCGATCCGGGGCAGCGCGCGCTCGAGCGGAAGCTGCGTCAGATGGTAGAAATCGACCTGCATGGCTCCTGTTAGCGCTTCCGTGCGTTCGGGCCAACGCACGTGACGTTGCGATGGCGCAATCGCTGCGATAGGGCGGGAACGGCCGCGTGCACGGGAGTGAGAAATAAAGGTGGGAATCGAAGTGACGCGCAAGGCCTTGCTGCTGACGGCCGCGCTCGGCGTGTGCCTGGCGGCCGAAGCGCGCGCCCAGCAGGCGACCGAGACGCTGCAGACGGTGCCGCAGCCCGGTCCCCAGGCCGCCCCGGCGCCTCCGCCTGCGCCGACGACGCCCGCGCCGACTCAGGACGCGACGCCGAGCCTGCAGACCCCCGCGGTCGAGCCCCCGCCGCCCTCGCCCACGGCGCTGCCCGAAGGCGAGGACCAGATCCAGTTCACTGCCGACCAGCTCGACTATGACAATGAGCAGGACGTGGTGACGGCCACCGGCGACGTCCGCCTCTATCGCCGCAGCGAGCGGCTGCGCGCCGACAACGTCGTGTGGAACCGCAAAACCGGCAAGGTGATGGCAGAGGGCAATGTCGTCGTCGTCAATTCGCAGGGCGACAGCGCCTATGGCGACCAGGTCGAGCTGACCGACACGCTGAAGGGCGGCATCGTCGAGAACATGCTGGTGGTGCTCGATGCCGGCGGCCGCATCGCCGCCCAGCATGGCGAGCGCCACGAGGATGGCAGCTTCACTGTCGAGAATGCCGCCTACACGCCCTGCGCGGTCGGCGATTCGGAGGGCTGCCCCAAGGAGCCGAGCTGGAAGATCACCGCCAACCGCGTGATCTACGAGCCCGCCAAGAAGCGGCTGCGCTATTCGGGTGCCCGCGTCTCGGTGTTCGGTTTCGCGACGATCCCGCTGCCGGTCTTCTCGCATCCGGTCGGCGGCGAGAGCGCGAGCGGCTTCCTGACCGCGGACCTGCGCTACAACCGCACCAACGGCTTCCAGTTCGCGCTGCCCTATTACATCAGCTTCGCGCCCAATCGCGACCTCACCGTCACGCCGCGCATCTACACCAACGTGCTGCCGATGATGCAGGCGCAATATCGCGAGCTCAATTCGCTCGGCGCCTTCCAGGTCAGCGCCTATGGTACCTATAGCCGCCGCGCCGACGACCTGACCGTGCCGATCACGCCGGCCACGTCGAAGAACGACTTCCGCGGCTATGTCGATGCCATCGGCAATTTCCAGATCGATCCCTATTGGAGCGCCAGCGCGTCGATGCGGCTGGTCTCGGATCGTACCTTCCTGCGCCGCTACGACATTTCGAACGACGATCGGCTGCGCAATAACGTTCGCGTACAACGCATTGATTCTGATAGCTATTTTTCGATCAATGCTTGGGTCGTGCAGACCCTTCGGGTGGGCGATCGCCAGGGGCTGCAGCCCTATGCCCTGCCCGAGATCGACTATCGCCGCCGGATGAACGACGGCGTGATCGGCGGGCGTTTCGAGTTCCAGCTCAACACGCTGGCGATCGGCCGCTCCGATGGGCAGGACACGCAGCGCGCCTTCGCCAGCGCCCGCTGGGACCTGCGCCGGCTGACCAACTGGGGCCAGGAAGTGACGCTCACTGCCTATGCCCGCGGCGACCTCTACAACGCGCACGACACGATGCTGACGACGATCGCCAGCTATCGCGGCGAGGAGGGGTTCCACACCCGCGGCATCGCCGCCGGCGCGATCGACGTGAAATGGCCGCTGGTCGGCGAGCTGTTCGGCGGCACCCAGCGCATCACCCCGCGCGTCCAGCTGGTCGCCTCGCCCAAGATCGCCAATCTCGAGGTGCCCAATGAGGATGCCCGCGCGGTCGACCTCGAGGATTCCAACCTCTTCGCGCTCAATCGCTTCCCCGGCTACGACCGGTTCGACGACTCGACCCGCTTCACCTGGGGCCTCGACTATGCGCTCTACCTGCCGGGCTTCTCGATCGACGCCAATATCGGCCAGAGCTACCGCATCTCCTCGCGCCCGACGCTGCTCCCCGATGGCACAGGGCTGACCGACCGGGTCTCCGACATTGTCGGCCGCACCACGATCCGGTTCCGCGACTTCGTCAGCTTCTCGCACCGCTACCGGCTCGACAAGGACGGCCTCGCCTTCCGGCGCAACGAACTCGACATGACGCTCGGGTCGCGCGCCACCTATGTCGAGCTCGGCTATCTGCGGCTCAACCGCAATATCGGCCCGGCGCTCGAGGACCTGCAGGACCGCGAGGAGGCGCGGCTCGGCGCCCGCATCCAGATCGCCCGCTTCTGGTCGCTCTCGGGCTCGACGCTGATCGACCTCACTGATCGCAACGAGGATCCCACCTCGCTGGCCGACGGCTTTGAGCCGGTGCGCCACCGCCTCGGCATCACCTATGAGGACGACTGCCTCCGCCTAGGCTTCACCTGGAAGCGCGACTATGCGACCACGGGCGATGCGGCGAAGGGCAATTCCTATCTCTTGACGCTGGCGTTCAAGAACCTCGGGCGCTAGGCTCGGGGCCGAGGGGAACCGCTGGTAAGCCTAAGTTCAGGCACAATTGGCCATTAAGCGCCACTTTCCGGCAGATTTGAGGGTACGGATTCACGTGAACATTGGTGTTACCAAGGCGATCCGCGCAGGGCGCTTGTCCATTTTGGCGCTCGCGATCTCCAGTCTTGCATCCGCTGCTATGGCCCAGACGGTGCCGGACGCGACCGCCCCGCAGCCGTCGCAGGAAGACGCCAGCGCCGCGCTTGCCGCACAGCTGGACCTTCCGACCGATCTGAAGATCTTCGGCAAGGCCGATCCCAACATCCGCAAGCCCACGGCAATCGTGAACGACGCAGTGCTCACCGGCACCGATGTCGACCAGCGGCTCAACCTGATCATCGCGCTCAACAAGCTCAACCTGAAGCCGGAGGAGCGCGACCAGTATCGCATGATGATCCTGCGCCAGCTGATCGACGAGACGCTGGAGATCCAGGAAGCCAAGTCCAACGAGATCACGATCGACGCCAAGGAGATCGACCAGAGCTTCGCGTCGATCGCCCGCCGCCTCCAGAAGACGCCAGAGCAGATGCGCGCCTTCCTGCGCCAGTCCGGCGCTTCGGAGCGCACGATGCGCAAGCAGATCGAGGGCGAGGTCGCCTGGCAGCGCGTGCTGCGCCGCAAGGTCGACATCAACGTGAGCGAGGAAGAGGCCAATGCCGTCCTCGCGCGCCTCAAGGCTGCGCAGGGCAGCGAGGAATATCACGTCTACGAAATCTACATGAACGCCACCGACGACCGTAAGCAGGAAGTCTATGCGGGCATGCAGCGCATCATCCAGCAGATGAAGGAAGGCGCGCCCTTCGACTATCTCGCCAAGACCTATTCGGAAAGCTCGACCAAGGGCCAGGGCGGCGACCTCGGCTGGGTCCGCCTCGCCCCGGGCATCCTGCCGGACGAGATGTCCAAGGCAGTGGAGGAGATGACGCCCGGCCAGGTCGCCGGCCCGATCCCGCTCTCCACCGGCTTCACGGTCGTCTACCTCGCCGACAAGCGCAAGGTCGGCATGGCCGATCCGCGCGCGGCCAAGCTCTCGCTGCGCCAGATCACGATCACTTTCCCCAAGGGCACGACCGAGGCGCAGGCCACGGCGCGCGCCGGCCAGTTCGCAACCGCCACCCAGGCGATCAAGGGCTGCGGCGACGCGGCCAATGTCGCGGCGGCGCAGAATGCCGATGTGGTGGAGAAGGACGGCATCGTGATCGGCGACCTGCCACCCGCGCTGCAGCAGATCATCCTGCCGCTGCAGGTCGGCCAGGTTACCCAGCCCTTCGGCACGGTCGAGGATGGCGTGCGCGTGCTCGTCGTCTGCGGTCGTGACGATCCGCCCGCAGCGAACCTGCCTTCGGTCGAGCAGATCCAGGGCCAGATCGAGGACCAGCGCGTCAACCTGCGCGCCACGCGCATGCTCCGCGACCTGCGGCGCGACGCGCTTATCGAATATCGCTGAGGTGTTCCGGCCGCTCGCCATATCCATGGGCGATTCGGCCGGCATCGGCCCGGAGATCACCGCCAAGGCGTGGAAGGCGCGCGCGCTGCATTCGCTCGCGCCCTTCTTCGCGATCGGCTGCCCCCG
This genomic interval carries:
- a CDS encoding peptidylprolyl isomerase, coding for MPDATAPQPSQEDASAALAAQLDLPTDLKIFGKADPNIRKPTAIVNDAVLTGTDVDQRLNLIIALNKLNLKPEERDQYRMMILRQLIDETLEIQEAKSNEITIDAKEIDQSFASIARRLQKTPEQMRAFLRQSGASERTMRKQIEGEVAWQRVLRRKVDINVSEEEANAVLARLKAAQGSEEYHVYEIYMNATDDRKQEVYAGMQRIIQQMKEGAPFDYLAKTYSESSTKGQGGDLGWVRLAPGILPDEMSKAVEEMTPGQVAGPIPLSTGFTVVYLADKRKVGMADPRAAKLSLRQITITFPKGTTEAQATARAGQFATATQAIKGCGDAANVAAAQNADVVEKDGIVIGDLPPALQQIILPLQVGQVTQPFGTVEDGVRVLVVCGRDDPPAANLPSVEQIQGQIEDQRVNLRATRMLRDLRRDALIEYR
- a CDS encoding ATP-binding protein, whose product is MTRLFPRSLPGQIALLVAVALFVAQAISFGLLVRERQNARFAQVIVPTVTRLIDAAERLGTPVNPRPEPPGGGPDRREGREARRLARGRVDLVPANPIPVELERRGDVESDLRRGLTDGGVQVGQVIAVVRPIDANRPILKRMDPARADRLRRLGAELMVAVELPGKGWLSLSSAWPRSERALIWQLLAQTLILYIVVLVPVLVAGHRIARPLRKLAEATRAFHPNDGADPVEESGPSDVRAVIAAYNALSTRVTAMLDEKDRMLGAIGHDLRTPLAALRVRIESVEYEEDRARMADTIDEMNHTLDDILSLARLGRPSEPPTDVDLSALIDAVVEDFRDLDQDVSFEEAPRLRMHLRPSLMRRAVRNLIENAIKYGGATEVRLRSDDRSVRIEVCDRGPGIPPEKLEKVFDPFTRLEESRNRETGGAGLGLALARAIVRDASGEITLANREGGGLVATITLPRT
- a CDS encoding DNA polymerase III subunit chi — encoded protein: MQVDFYHLTQLPLERALPRIAERVVETGGRLLIVAGEASQRAKLDQLLWTYSAESFLPHGQVGGPDDDRQPILIAGEAAMAANGAKNIALADGVWRDEALGFERAFHFFDEERIAEARQAWKALADREGVERNYWKQNEQGRWEKAA
- the ndk gene encoding nucleoside-diphosphate kinase, whose protein sequence is MAATRTFSIIKPDATRRNLTGAVTKMLEEAGLRVVASKRIQMSREQAEGFYGVHRERPFFNDLVEFMISGPVVVQVLEGENAVQANRDIMGATNPANADAGTIRKELAESIEANSVHGSDSEENAAIEIAFFFKPEEIVG
- the lptD gene encoding LPS assembly protein LptD translates to MQTPAVEPPPPSPTALPEGEDQIQFTADQLDYDNEQDVVTATGDVRLYRRSERLRADNVVWNRKTGKVMAEGNVVVVNSQGDSAYGDQVELTDTLKGGIVENMLVVLDAGGRIAAQHGERHEDGSFTVENAAYTPCAVGDSEGCPKEPSWKITANRVIYEPAKKRLRYSGARVSVFGFATIPLPVFSHPVGGESASGFLTADLRYNRTNGFQFALPYYISFAPNRDLTVTPRIYTNVLPMMQAQYRELNSLGAFQVSAYGTYSRRADDLTVPITPATSKNDFRGYVDAIGNFQIDPYWSASASMRLVSDRTFLRRYDISNDDRLRNNVRVQRIDSDSYFSINAWVVQTLRVGDRQGLQPYALPEIDYRRRMNDGVIGGRFEFQLNTLAIGRSDGQDTQRAFASARWDLRRLTNWGQEVTLTAYARGDLYNAHDTMLTTIASYRGEEGFHTRGIAAGAIDVKWPLVGELFGGTQRITPRVQLVASPKIANLEVPNEDARAVDLEDSNLFALNRFPGYDRFDDSTRFTWGLDYALYLPGFSIDANIGQSYRISSRPTLLPDGTGLTDRVSDIVGRTTIRFRDFVSFSHRYRLDKDGLAFRRNELDMTLGSRATYVELGYLRLNRNIGPALEDLQDREEARLGARIQIARFWSLSGSTLIDLTDRNEDPTSLADGFEPVRHRLGITYEDDCLRLGFTWKRDYATTGDAAKGNSYLLTLAFKNLGR